One Bacillota bacterium DNA segment encodes these proteins:
- a CDS encoding AbrB/MazE/SpoVT family DNA-binding domain-containing protein: protein MSAPIVDNAKVMAKGQITLPKDIRSKLRLSTGDRV from the coding sequence ATGAGCGCCCCTATAGTTGATAACGCCAAGGTAATGGCCAAAGGCCAAATTACGCTCCCAAAGGATATCCGTTCCAAGCTTCGTCTTTCCACTGGAGACCGTGTCA
- a CDS encoding phage tail protein — MQDINRSFKVLGSEMELVSAQFGKNDKSVEALTARKEVLGKEIDEQRKKTDVLRAALLNAAASFGENDKRTQEWQIQLNKANAALLNMERELSDTSNALEDAAKETNDLETQTEQLGDELDRTGKDADEAGSKFDRLRGTLQNVGIAMGAAFVAVGVAAAAAGRALAGMSVGAATYADEILTAATVTGMSTDALQAYRYAAELVDVPLETLTGSMARNVRAMDAARRGSKLQAGAYKELGVSVTDAGGNLRDAETVYWETIDALGRIKDETERSALSMQIFGKSALDLNPLIAQGSAGIAELTEEARQMGAVMSEDALLDLGAFDDTVQRLRAGAGAARNALGMVLLPQLQVLAGDGVGLLGEFTRGLNEAGGDWTRISEVVGDTVGGIVDTIMKTVPDIVALGMDIIMSIGGAITDNLSILVDAASKIIMTLLDGLVAALPGLAEGALRLVLALADGIIDTLPALVEAAVKMVVTLAGGIGDALPRLIPAIVEAVGLIARILLENLPLVLDAALQIILGLAQGLVTALPVLVAALPKIIDAIISFLIVATPQIIEAGILLFVALVEALPEIIVATLAAVPQIIAALVGGFVGSAPQLAQAGVRVFGSLTRDLPKIIASILSAVPLIISSIANAFSGSTWQMARVGGDLIRGLWQGISDMGAWIRRQIAGFMNGIVGSIKSFFGIRSPSLLFAGLGGDMAAGIGVGFEQAMSRISGDMQRAVPVGFAAESKNAQIGHVHSGEITIRGVNNQGEFIGALELVMDELRKSNRR, encoded by the coding sequence ATGCAGGATATCAACCGCTCTTTTAAGGTCCTAGGCAGCGAAATGGAGCTTGTTTCTGCCCAGTTTGGCAAAAACGACAAGTCAGTCGAGGCTTTGACCGCGCGAAAAGAAGTGCTTGGCAAAGAGATTGACGAGCAGAGGAAAAAGACGGATGTCCTCCGCGCCGCCCTATTAAACGCCGCCGCCTCCTTTGGCGAAAATGACAAGCGCACACAAGAATGGCAAATACAACTAAATAAGGCAAACGCCGCGCTCCTTAACATGGAGCGTGAGCTAAGCGACACAAGTAATGCCCTAGAAGATGCCGCAAAAGAAACAAACGACTTAGAAACACAAACAGAACAGCTTGGCGACGAGCTTGACAGAACGGGCAAAGACGCGGATGAGGCCGGCTCTAAGTTTGACAGATTGAGAGGCACACTGCAAAACGTGGGCATAGCGATGGGCGCTGCATTTGTTGCCGTTGGCGTTGCCGCTGCGGCTGCAGGCAGGGCGCTTGCCGGCATGTCCGTAGGCGCTGCAACGTATGCCGATGAAATACTTACCGCAGCCACAGTCACCGGGATGAGCACAGACGCGCTGCAGGCATACAGATATGCTGCCGAGCTTGTGGACGTGCCGCTTGAAACGCTGACCGGCAGCATGGCAAGAAACGTGCGTGCGATGGATGCGGCCCGCAGAGGGTCGAAATTACAAGCCGGGGCGTACAAGGAGCTTGGCGTCTCTGTGACTGATGCGGGCGGCAATCTCCGTGACGCAGAAACGGTCTACTGGGAAACTATTGATGCGCTGGGGCGCATAAAAGATGAGACGGAACGCAGCGCTCTCTCTATGCAGATCTTTGGCAAATCGGCACTTGATCTTAATCCGCTTATTGCCCAGGGCTCTGCGGGTATTGCAGAATTAACCGAAGAAGCCCGGCAGATGGGCGCTGTGATGAGCGAGGATGCGCTCTTAGATCTTGGCGCATTTGACGATACAGTGCAGCGCCTTAGGGCTGGTGCCGGAGCCGCAAGAAACGCTCTTGGCATGGTACTCTTGCCGCAGTTGCAAGTGCTCGCGGGTGATGGCGTGGGGCTGCTTGGCGAGTTTACGCGAGGACTAAACGAGGCGGGCGGCGACTGGACGAGAATCAGCGAAGTCGTCGGCGACACAGTAGGCGGCATTGTGGATACCATCATGAAAACCGTGCCTGATATCGTAGCTCTTGGCATGGATATAATCATGTCCATTGGCGGGGCGATTACAGATAACCTCTCAATACTTGTAGACGCCGCCTCCAAGATCATCATGACGCTGCTGGATGGTCTGGTCGCGGCTCTGCCCGGCCTGGCTGAGGGCGCGCTGCGGCTTGTGCTTGCACTGGCCGATGGCATTATCGACACCCTGCCGGCACTTGTGGAGGCGGCAGTAAAAATGGTGGTCACGCTTGCCGGCGGCATTGGTGACGCGCTGCCGCGACTTATTCCGGCGATTGTCGAGGCAGTTGGCCTCATCGCGCGCATTCTGCTAGAGAACTTGCCGCTTGTGCTGGACGCAGCGCTGCAGATTATTCTCGGCTTGGCGCAAGGGCTAGTGACAGCACTGCCCGTGCTTGTAGCTGCGCTGCCAAAAATTATAGATGCTATCATTTCGTTTCTTATCGTCGCAACCCCGCAGATTATCGAAGCCGGCATTCTGCTTTTTGTCGCGCTTGTGGAGGCGCTGCCTGAGATAATTGTCGCTACTTTAGCGGCAGTCCCGCAGATCATCGCGGCGCTTGTGGGCGGCTTTGTCGGCAGCGCTCCGCAGCTTGCCCAAGCTGGCGTGCGGGTATTTGGCTCTTTAACTCGGGACTTGCCAAAGATTATTGCAAGTATTCTCTCTGCTGTGCCCCTCATAATCTCAAGTATTGCTAATGCGTTCTCCGGCTCAACCTGGCAAATGGCGCGCGTGGGTGGCGACCTGATTAGAGGATTATGGCAGGGCATCTCTGATATGGGCGCATGGATCAGAAGGCAGATCGCAGGTTTTATGAACGGGATTGTAGGCAGCATCAAGAGTTTCTTTGGCATAAGGAGTCCGTCTTTACTCTTTGCCGGACTCGGCGGCGACATGGCGGCCGGCATCGGTGTAGGCTTTGAGCAGGCGATGTCACGCATCAGCGGCGATATGCAAAGAGCAGTGCCGGTTGGCTTTGCTGCGGAAAGTAAAAATGCGCAAATCGGACATGTGCACTCCGGCGAAATCACGATTAGAGGCGTGAATAACCAGGGCGAATTTATCGGCGCACTTGAACTGGTGATGGACGAGCTGCGCAAAAGCAACAGGAGGTGA